The following are from one region of the Halarcobacter sp. genome:
- a CDS encoding ion transporter — protein MYKNIKALVELNHFQNFIIAIIILNGITMGLETSSSVMKYYSEFILTFDKMVIAIFTLEIVLRIYVYRFSFFKDPWSLFDFFIVVISLIPANEGFAIFRILRVFRLFRLITVVPQMRKIVAALLSVIPGMLSIMALMALIFYIFAIMATNLYGENFPQWFGTLGDSFYTLFQVMTLESWSMGIARPIMEVHPYAWVFFIPFIFIATFVMINLIVAVIVDAMALLKADEEKNIIGEVKNSEVSLQDEIKDLKEEIKDLKQLISKMKMD, from the coding sequence ATGTATAAAAATATTAAAGCACTTGTTGAATTAAATCATTTCCAAAACTTTATAATTGCTATTATTATTCTTAATGGAATAACTATGGGACTTGAAACTTCAAGTAGTGTTATGAAATATTATTCTGAATTTATTTTAACTTTTGATAAGATGGTTATTGCAATTTTTACACTAGAAATAGTTTTAAGAATTTATGTTTATAGATTCTCATTTTTTAAAGACCCTTGGTCACTATTTGATTTTTTTATAGTAGTGATTTCACTTATTCCTGCAAATGAAGGTTTTGCTATATTTAGAATATTAAGAGTATTCAGACTATTTAGACTTATAACAGTTGTACCTCAAATGAGAAAGATTGTTGCTGCACTTTTAAGTGTAATTCCTGGAATGCTCTCTATTATGGCATTAATGGCTTTGATTTTTTATATTTTTGCTATTATGGCTACAAATCTTTATGGTGAAAATTTTCCTCAATGGTTTGGTACATTAGGAGATTCTTTTTATACCCTTTTCCAAGTTATGACTTTAGAATCTTGGTCAATGGGAATAGCCAGACCAATTATGGAAGTTCACCCATACGCTTGGGTATTTTTTATACCTTTTATTTTTATTGCAACTTTTGTAATGATTAATCTTATTGTGGCTGTAATTGTAGATGCAATGGCTTTATTAAAAGCTGATGAAGAAAAAAACATTATAGGAGAAGTAAAAAATAGTGAAGTTTCTCTTCAAGATGAGATTAAAGATTTAAAAGAAGAGATTAAAGATTTAAAACAACTAATTTCTAAAATGAAAATGGATTAA
- a CDS encoding HD domain-containing phosphohydrolase, with protein MEFQEMRIVSIDDNENNLFLIEAICLEMNLSVKSFSEPLEALIYVLKNKTDMIIVDYMMPNLNGLDFIKEFRNHNKIAPIIMITAAGDDERVHREAFELGVNDFLSKPVNSTLFKARVINLLTNYKNQILLEDRAKLLQEEVEKATKQLIDREHETLQILGKAAEYKDPETASHVARVSHYSKLLAKEYGLSNEEQDLIFYAAPFHDLGKVGIEDSILLKPGKLDEDEFKIMKTHSQIGYEILKESQSEYLKAGAIIALSHHEKFDGNGYPNGLKGEEIHIYGRIVAIADVFDALTSIRPYKKAWTLEEAINFLEEEKGKHFDPKIVDMFVSNLSEVTKIYNTFQE; from the coding sequence ATGGAATTTCAAGAGATGCGTATAGTATCAATAGATGACAATGAAAACAACCTTTTTTTAATTGAAGCTATATGTTTAGAGATGAATCTAAGTGTAAAAAGTTTTTCAGAACCTTTAGAAGCATTAATATATGTATTAAAAAATAAAACTGATATGATTATTGTTGATTATATGATGCCAAATTTAAATGGTTTGGATTTTATAAAAGAGTTCAGAAATCACAATAAAATTGCACCAATCATAATGATAACAGCAGCAGGAGATGATGAAAGAGTTCATAGAGAAGCTTTTGAGTTAGGTGTAAATGATTTTTTAAGTAAACCTGTAAATAGTACACTTTTTAAAGCAAGAGTAATAAATCTTTTAACAAATTATAAAAACCAAATTCTACTTGAAGATAGAGCAAAACTCTTACAAGAAGAGGTTGAAAAAGCGACTAAACAATTAATAGATAGAGAACATGAAACTTTACAAATATTAGGGAAAGCAGCAGAATATAAAGATCCAGAAACTGCTTCTCATGTTGCTCGTGTATCCCATTATAGTAAATTATTAGCAAAAGAATATGGCTTAAGCAATGAGGAACAAGACTTAATATTTTATGCGGCACCTTTTCATGATTTAGGAAAAGTTGGTATAGAAGATAGTATCTTGCTAAAACCAGGTAAATTAGATGAGGATGAGTTTAAAATTATGAAAACTCACTCACAAATTGGATATGAAATATTAAAAGAATCCCAAAGTGAATATCTCAAAGCAGGAGCTATTATTGCTTTGTCACATCATGAAAAATTTGATGGGAATGGTTACCCTAATGGTTTAAAAGGTGAAGAGATTCATATTTATGGAAGAATTGTTGCTATAGCAGATGTATTCGATGCATTAACTTCTATTAGACCATATAAAAAGGCTTGGACTCTTGAAGAGGCTATAAATTTTTTAGAAGAGGAAAAAGGTAAGCATTTTGACCCTAAAATTGTAGATATGTTTGTAAGTAACCTAAGTGAAGTTACAAAAATATATAATACTTTTCAAGAATAA
- a CDS encoding glycoside hydrolase family 15 protein, producing the protein MYIKSRESLLENYFETIENIILSKQNPITGLLPASTAKTTHGDYTDAWVRDNVYSILCVWGLSLSFKKHNPEDYRTYYLSQSVVKLMRGLLLSMMRQKDKVEKFKYTLDPTDALHAKYGTSTGLPVVGDNEWGHLQLDATSIFILMLTQMIASGIKIIFTIDEVNFVQNLVHYISRTYCTADFGIWERGHKINTGNAEINCSSVGMAKAALEAISGFNLFGNTTSKEAVIHVIPSDIARSRFTLKELLPRESSSKETDAALLSIIGYPAYAVEDEELVKATKEKILKKLEGNYGCKRFLLDGHQSCLEDNSRLHYEKSELRKFENIESEWPLFFTYLLIDSLMRGDFDEVEYWNKKLEPLFVEVDGQKLLPELYYVSKDLIEKERENPKSQKRVPNENIPLVWAQSLYLLSKMVQDKILDINDIDPLNRRSRIGHKRKTYPMVAILSENEVVKQKLLNLGFNTQTIDELKPLKIVHASQLKYVHSILGKNKKLGLTGKPSWVPRSITTARLHILAQENIVFLPYYFNPKGFYFNSDNRLLVEHFRASLTFLSTHWDQPGQPIIPFLVKDNMLDSMQKNEILDLLNEIQSEVCNKIEIKLGFLQQLITTAGIERIDNLHGLKIEDLDFDLDDKNLYISSLLECELPQKSNSFVQDYFKLEDSALIEKLTQYIPLSHKVDILYILYERHSSDFEVYIEEKAIKLSLLAQHYYQYAVACENWSIIRKISDIQGSFDERLEDALLEIIIRQKRLAVGRAYSEEATISKSLDNVSTLNLINKFCGKNPAERALTQEIVLHLGHLIRIKPELFEGILTMRSWYFVQLLVSNICKEKNIPIADGYEYLISIPPSQIYNSLIEVLSSLSFNIGQMKNQESLFVTSNSSFNFKFEKNDKIKENRDWAEYRKEAGMLSRLSKNFYKGIWYLLQQCRGLVIGDKYNLNNRIDSEITYDTTAGERSFELRLEGLLQGIEAADYRQLNLEALESLSKIFKENPDIKLEADVMLDVIIGHAVRLAWIKDNSQDNYDEHRAQAWNSFYKLSPNETDEYFIEAFMYLLTQNEEN; encoded by the coding sequence ATGTATATAAAATCTAGAGAATCACTTCTTGAAAACTACTTCGAAACAATTGAAAATATAATCTTGTCTAAACAAAATCCAATAACTGGACTTCTCCCTGCAAGTACTGCAAAAACTACCCATGGAGATTATACTGATGCTTGGGTTAGAGATAATGTATATAGTATTCTTTGTGTTTGGGGTTTAAGCTTATCTTTTAAAAAACACAATCCTGAAGATTATAGAACATATTATTTATCACAAAGTGTTGTAAAGTTGATGAGAGGTTTACTTTTATCAATGATGAGACAAAAAGATAAAGTTGAAAAATTTAAATATACTTTAGATCCAACCGATGCCTTACACGCAAAATATGGAACTTCCACAGGTTTACCCGTTGTGGGAGATAATGAATGGGGACATCTTCAACTTGATGCAACTTCAATTTTTATTTTAATGCTAACTCAAATGATAGCTTCAGGAATTAAAATTATATTTACGATTGATGAGGTTAATTTTGTTCAAAATTTAGTACATTATATCAGTAGAACATATTGTACTGCTGATTTTGGTATTTGGGAGAGAGGTCATAAAATTAATACTGGTAATGCTGAGATAAATTGTAGTTCTGTAGGGATGGCAAAAGCAGCACTTGAAGCAATATCAGGATTTAACCTTTTTGGAAATACAACAAGTAAAGAAGCTGTTATTCATGTGATTCCAAGTGATATAGCTAGATCTAGATTTACACTAAAAGAGTTATTACCAAGAGAATCTAGTTCAAAAGAAACTGATGCTGCTTTACTTAGTATTATAGGATATCCAGCTTATGCTGTTGAAGATGAAGAGTTAGTTAAAGCAACAAAAGAGAAGATTTTAAAAAAGCTTGAGGGAAATTATGGTTGTAAAAGATTTCTTTTAGATGGTCATCAAAGTTGTTTAGAAGATAATAGTAGATTACATTACGAAAAATCAGAATTAAGAAAATTTGAAAATATTGAATCTGAGTGGCCTCTGTTTTTTACATATTTACTTATAGATTCTTTAATGAGAGGAGATTTTGATGAAGTTGAGTATTGGAATAAAAAATTAGAACCTTTATTTGTGGAAGTAGATGGACAAAAGCTTTTACCAGAATTATATTATGTGTCAAAAGATTTAATCGAAAAGGAAAGAGAAAATCCTAAGAGTCAAAAAAGAGTTCCAAATGAAAATATTCCCTTAGTTTGGGCACAAAGTTTATACCTTTTATCTAAAATGGTACAAGATAAAATATTAGATATAAATGATATTGACCCTTTAAATAGAAGAAGCAGAATAGGTCATAAAAGAAAAACTTATCCAATGGTTGCAATTTTATCAGAAAATGAAGTAGTAAAACAAAAACTACTTAATTTAGGATTTAATACACAAACTATAGATGAATTAAAACCATTAAAGATAGTCCATGCTTCACAATTAAAATATGTACATAGTATTTTAGGAAAAAATAAAAAATTAGGTTTAACAGGGAAACCATCTTGGGTGCCACGTTCAATAACAACTGCAAGGTTACATATACTAGCCCAAGAGAATATAGTTTTTTTACCATACTACTTTAATCCAAAAGGGTTTTATTTTAATTCTGACAATAGATTATTAGTGGAACATTTTAGGGCTTCACTTACTTTCCTTTCAACTCACTGGGATCAACCAGGTCAACCTATAATCCCTTTTTTAGTAAAAGATAATATGTTAGATAGTATGCAAAAAAATGAGATATTAGATTTATTAAATGAGATACAAAGTGAAGTTTGTAATAAAATCGAGATTAAATTAGGATTTCTACAACAATTAATTACAACTGCGGGTATTGAAAGAATAGATAATTTGCATGGCTTAAAAATAGAAGATTTGGATTTTGATTTAGATGATAAAAATCTTTATATCTCTTCTTTATTAGAGTGTGAACTTCCTCAAAAATCAAATTCTTTCGTACAAGATTATTTTAAGTTAGAAGATAGTGCACTAATAGAAAAATTAACTCAATATATACCATTAAGTCATAAGGTTGATATTTTATATATTTTATATGAAAGACATAGTTCAGATTTTGAAGTATATATTGAAGAAAAAGCCATCAAATTATCTTTGTTGGCACAACATTATTATCAATATGCAGTTGCTTGTGAAAACTGGTCAATTATTAGAAAAATTAGTGATATCCAAGGTTCATTTGATGAACGTTTAGAAGATGCATTATTGGAAATAATTATTAGGCAAAAAAGATTAGCAGTTGGTCGAGCTTATAGTGAAGAAGCAACAATATCTAAATCTTTGGATAATGTTTCTACTTTAAATCTGATAAATAAATTTTGTGGAAAAAATCCTGCTGAAAGAGCTTTAACCCAAGAGATTGTTTTACATTTAGGACATTTAATTAGAATAAAGCCTGAATTGTTTGAGGGTATACTAACAATGAGAAGTTGGTATTTTGTTCAATTATTAGTTAGTAATATTTGTAAAGAAAAGAATATCCCAATAGCTGATGGTTATGAATATTTAATTAGTATTCCTCCAAGCCAAATCTATAATAGTTTAATAGAAGTATTAAGTTCACTTAGTTTTAACATAGGCCAAATGAAAAATCAAGAGAGTCTTTTTGTCACAAGTAATAGCTCTTTTAATTTTAAATTTGAGAAAAATGATAAGATAAAAGAGAACAGAGATTGGGCAGAATATAGAAAAGAAGCGGGAATGCTTTCAAGATTATCAAAAAACTTTTATAAAGGTATTTGGTATTTATTACAACAATGTAGAGGTTTAGTAATAGGTGATAAATATAATTTGAATAATAGAATTGATTCTGAGATAACCTATGATACAACTGCTGGAGAAAGAAGTTTTGAATTAAGACTAGAAGGATTGTTACAAGGGATTGAAGCTGCAGATTATAGGCAGTTAAATTTGGAAGCTTTAGAATCATTATCTAAAATATTTAAAGAAAATCCAGATATTAAATTAGAAGCAGATGTTATGTTAGATGTCATAATAGGTCATGCCGTCAGACTTGCTTGGATAAAAGATAATAGTCAAGATAATTATGATGAACATAGGGCACAAGCTTGGAACTCATTTTATAAACTATCTCCAAATGAGACTGATGAATATTTTATTGAAGCCTTTATGTATCTTTTAACTCAAAATGAGGAGAATTAA
- the glk gene encoding glucokinase produces the protein MILSGDIGGTKTKLALYKIENNSLNLYYEKQFSSKKYNSFLKLLEEFEKDAPKCQIDAITIGIAGPIIEQRCRTTNLPWDISAQELKKYFNTQKVKLLNDLEATAYGMLYLKDEEFYDLNPSARVIKGNIAVIAAGTGLGEAILYFDGDSFSPIGTEGGHSDFAPITSQQDELLTWLRKRYPGHVSYERVASGMGISTIYEFLYESGFAKQPEFIANMDENADKSALISKGALELNDPLCMETLKLFVEIYAAEAGNLALKSMSLGGVYIGGGIAPKILPIIKSDYFLNAFFSKGRFEELLRRIPLRVSLNPNTALFGATRYAFDKLV, from the coding sequence ATGATTTTAAGTGGCGATATAGGTGGAACAAAAACAAAACTTGCTTTATACAAAATTGAAAATAATAGTTTAAATCTATATTATGAAAAACAATTCTCCAGCAAAAAATATAATAGTTTCTTAAAGCTTTTAGAAGAGTTTGAAAAAGATGCCCCTAAATGTCAAATAGATGCAATTACTATTGGTATAGCTGGACCTATTATAGAACAAAGATGTAGAACTACAAATCTTCCTTGGGATATTAGTGCCCAAGAGTTAAAAAAATATTTTAATACACAAAAAGTAAAATTGTTAAATGATTTAGAAGCAACAGCATACGGAATGTTATATCTAAAAGATGAAGAGTTTTATGATTTAAATCCAAGTGCAAGAGTTATAAAAGGAAATATTGCAGTAATAGCAGCTGGAACTGGACTTGGTGAAGCAATACTTTATTTTGATGGTGATTCTTTTTCTCCAATAGGAACAGAAGGTGGACATAGTGATTTTGCACCAATAACTTCCCAACAAGATGAACTTTTAACTTGGCTAAGAAAAAGGTACCCAGGTCATGTAAGTTATGAGCGTGTTGCTTCGGGTATGGGAATCTCTACTATTTATGAGTTTTTATATGAAAGTGGATTTGCAAAACAGCCAGAATTTATAGCTAATATGGATGAAAATGCAGATAAAAGTGCTTTAATTAGTAAAGGGGCTTTGGAATTAAATGATCCTTTATGTATGGAGACTTTAAAGCTTTTTGTAGAAATTTATGCAGCTGAAGCTGGTAACCTTGCATTAAAATCTATGTCATTGGGTGGAGTATATATTGGTGGAGGAATAGCACCTAAAATTTTACCAATTATAAAAAGTGATTACTTTTTAAATGCTTTTTTTAGTAAAGGAAGATTTGAAGAGTTATTAAGAAGAATTCCTTTAAGAGTCTCTTTAAATCCAAATACTGCATTGTTTGGTGCAACAAGATATGCATTTGATAAATTAGTTTAG
- a CDS encoding DEAD/DEAH box helicase: MNQLITNTSSGNFYNHITSLLESCNSFTFNVAFLNYSGIQLLLNSLEKCKERGVKGKILTSTYLNFTEPKALGKLLEFDNIELKIFDSSSQGFHSKAYIFEFDDEYKTIIGSSNITASAFKTNIEWNNQTINKKEDIYLETLFSEFNSLWEGSITVDKNFIDSYSIYKKDLVKKSFVFNKEIKVNLMQKQALEKLEFFRKNKENKALVIAATGTGKTYLVAFDVKEVKPKRLLFIVHRENILNKAKECFETLISDVQMGLLTGNSKDISKQYIFATIQTLSSNFNIFKKDEFDYIIYDEAHHIASPSYIKVKNYFDAKFTLGLTATPNRMDGISIYEQFDDNVACDIRLDEALENKLVSTFHYYGISDIQELDYEDIDINDISSLSKFLMINRRVDFIIEKMNFYGYSGNKRRVLGFCSSKEHALYMAEEFNKKGISSIALTSDDSTQKRDELIDSLEDENQKLEVIFSVDIFNEGIDIPSINTVLMLRPTNSPIVFVQQLGRGVRKSKDKEFLTLIDFIGNHKKSFLIALALSGKKFIDKESIKFSLLNNFANLKNAHIVLDEISKNRILEQINKENLNSFKYLKDNYLEFKAILGNKIPNMEDFINNDDFITPIPFIGESKSYISFLNRVEKDKVIQTICLDEKFLKAVAFIDYHLPLRRVYEFAILKYLLKNKKIDLKKAKELLKKYLLSVNENTIKHSFSYLNHEYFDSSQEKRFLKLIEKKDSEIYLTKEFENILKDPYKKAFIESSINYGIITYEESFSNIDYGLPFFKLYEKYNMLEIALLANFNKIHSSFRGSGFLKFNDDFFLFITLEKDKYSKASKYVNNFKSNDTFNFISKPSMSQEKGDGYRLINNKKEKVNLHIFVRKFSHVDKKVQKFIYLGLADCVSYSGNKPINTQLVLQKPLSDKLYYEFTKIV; this comes from the coding sequence TTGAATCAACTAATTACAAACACTTCAAGTGGTAACTTTTATAATCATATCACTTCACTTTTAGAGTCTTGTAACTCTTTTACTTTTAATGTAGCTTTTCTAAATTATTCTGGGATTCAATTACTTTTAAATAGTTTAGAAAAGTGTAAAGAAAGAGGAGTTAAAGGGAAAATATTAACATCTACATATCTAAATTTTACAGAACCAAAAGCTTTAGGAAAACTTTTAGAATTTGATAATATTGAGCTAAAAATATTTGATTCAAGTTCTCAAGGCTTTCATTCAAAGGCTTATATATTTGAATTTGACGATGAATACAAAACTATAATTGGTTCTTCAAATATAACAGCAAGTGCATTTAAAACAAATATAGAGTGGAACAATCAAACAATAAATAAGAAAGAAGACATATATTTAGAAACTTTATTTAGTGAATTTAACTCTTTATGGGAAGGCTCTATTACTGTTGATAAAAACTTTATTGATTCATATTCTATTTATAAAAAAGATTTAGTAAAGAAAAGTTTTGTTTTTAATAAAGAGATAAAAGTTAATTTGATGCAAAAACAAGCTTTAGAAAAGTTGGAATTTTTTAGAAAAAATAAAGAAAATAAAGCTTTAGTTATAGCAGCAACAGGTACTGGAAAAACATATCTAGTCGCATTTGATGTAAAAGAAGTAAAACCTAAAAGGTTACTTTTTATTGTTCATAGGGAAAATATTTTAAATAAAGCAAAAGAGTGTTTTGAAACTTTAATAAGTGATGTACAAATGGGTTTACTTACAGGAAATAGTAAAGATATTTCAAAACAGTATATTTTTGCAACCATACAAACATTAAGTTCAAATTTTAATATTTTTAAAAAAGATGAATTTGATTATATTATTTATGATGAAGCTCACCATATAGCAAGCCCATCTTATATAAAAGTAAAAAACTATTTTGATGCAAAATTTACTTTAGGATTAACAGCAACACCCAATAGAATGGATGGAATATCTATTTATGAGCAATTTGATGATAATGTAGCTTGTGATATTAGACTTGATGAGGCTTTAGAAAATAAACTTGTTTCAACTTTTCATTATTATGGGATTAGTGATATACAAGAGTTAGATTATGAAGATATTGATATAAATGATATTAGTTCTTTATCAAAATTTTTGATGATAAATAGAAGAGTAGATTTTATTATTGAAAAAATGAATTTTTATGGATATTCAGGAAATAAAAGAAGAGTATTAGGCTTTTGTAGTTCAAAAGAACATGCTTTATATATGGCAGAAGAGTTTAACAAAAAAGGGATATCTTCTATTGCTTTAACAAGTGATGATAGTACCCAAAAAAGAGATGAGCTTATTGATTCTTTGGAAGATGAAAATCAAAAACTTGAAGTTATATTTAGTGTGGATATTTTTAATGAAGGGATTGATATACCTTCAATAAATACTGTTTTGATGTTAAGACCTACAAATTCACCTATTGTTTTTGTCCAACAATTAGGAAGAGGAGTTAGAAAATCTAAAGATAAAGAGTTTTTAACCTTAATAGATTTTATAGGTAACCATAAAAAAAGTTTTTTAATTGCTTTAGCTTTAAGTGGTAAGAAATTTATAGATAAAGAGAGTATAAAATTCTCTTTATTAAACAATTTTGCAAATTTAAAAAATGCTCATATAGTGTTAGATGAAATTTCAAAAAATAGAATATTAGAACAAATAAACAAAGAGAATTTAAACAGTTTTAAATATTTAAAAGATAACTACTTAGAGTTTAAAGCAATACTTGGGAATAAAATTCCAAATATGGAAGATTTTATCAATAATGATGATTTTATAACTCCCATACCTTTTATTGGTGAATCTAAATCTTATATATCTTTTTTAAATAGAGTAGAAAAAGATAAAGTTATCCAAACAATTTGTTTAGATGAAAAATTTTTAAAAGCTGTTGCTTTTATTGATTATCATTTACCTCTAAGAAGAGTTTATGAATTTGCCATATTAAAATATTTACTAAAAAATAAAAAAATCGATTTAAAAAAAGCAAAAGAGCTTTTAAAGAAGTATTTATTAAGTGTAAATGAAAATACTATAAAACATAGTTTTTCTTATCTAAACCATGAGTATTTTGATTCTTCTCAAGAAAAAAGATTTTTAAAACTTATTGAGAAAAAAGATTCTGAAATCTATTTAACAAAAGAGTTTGAAAATATTCTAAAAGACCCATATAAAAAAGCCTTTATTGAAAGTTCTATAAATTATGGAATTATAACTTATGAAGAGAGTTTTTCAAATATAGATTATGGCTTGCCATTTTTTAAATTATATGAAAAGTATAATATGTTGGAGATTGCCTTATTGGCAAACTTCAATAAAATACATAGTTCTTTTAGGGGTAGTGGATTTTTAAAGTTTAATGATGATTTCTTTTTATTTATTACCTTAGAAAAAGATAAATATTCAAAAGCTTCAAAATATGTAAATAATTTTAAATCAAATGATACTTTTAATTTTATTAGTAAACCTTCTATGTCCCAAGAAAAAGGGGATGGATATAGATTGATAAATAATAAAAAAGAGAAAGTAAACTTACATATATTTGTTAGAAAATTTTCCCATGTGGATAAAAAAGTTCAAAAATTTATTTATTTAGGTTTAGCTGATTGTGTTTCGTATAGTGGAAATAAACCAATAAATACACAACTTGTATTACAAAAACCATTAAGTGATAAGTTGTATTATGAGTTTACTAAAATAGTTTAA
- a CDS encoding HAMP domain-containing sensor histidine kinase, giving the protein MILNFFAVDNKNKYLQQTTHIQTKAYNSVLFQYKDLSEVIYTGLLRFTKVDEKLFNISNKSKKEQAQIRQKLYLQTINRFNTLKKRNIISINYILPDNTIFLKMVNPLDYGNKVSEKRETLKYVQEHKVPISSYEIGKFGSGYRFVYPIIKNNIYLGLISLTFSEEAITESLMKQYDVLSNFIIKKENFDEDYLKNSNIYKDAHFSGFVDNKNILEDLKNESKKKIVDMKPSYEISKKLYELGQQTKSSSIFVNEKDSIVTIIPIYHTISKKYEGFISIISKGETINLLNNNYYTILFLFIFLYLSVMLLFLQQKIKTILDKELTQEIIKKDQQLLEQAKMAQMGEMIGNIAHQWRQPLSAISTIASGLKLNHEFGMLQEDDIPKNMDLIVDNTKYLSKTIDTFRDFIKEKRVEKEVIIQDRIEESLKIIQASLENNHIKLIKSIDYQTPIKYRMIPEELAQVIINILNNAKDAIIHKRIKDGWIKISLIIKENKILITIEDNAKGIEEENLIKIFDPYFTTKHQSQGTGLGLYMSKTIIEKHLGGKLIVENSENGAMFTIELHKQD; this is encoded by the coding sequence TTGATTTTAAATTTTTTTGCAGTTGATAATAAAAATAAATATTTACAACAAACTACGCATATCCAAACTAAAGCTTATAACAGTGTTTTATTTCAATATAAAGATTTATCTGAGGTTATATACACAGGACTTTTAAGATTTACAAAAGTAGATGAAAAGCTTTTTAACATAAGTAATAAAAGTAAAAAAGAACAAGCACAAATAAGACAAAAACTATATTTACAAACAATAAATAGATTTAATACTCTAAAAAAAAGAAATATTATCAGTATTAATTATATTTTACCAGATAACACAATTTTTCTAAAAATGGTTAACCCTCTGGATTATGGTAATAAAGTTAGTGAAAAAAGGGAAACACTAAAATATGTTCAAGAGCATAAAGTTCCTATCTCAAGTTATGAAATAGGAAAATTTGGTTCAGGTTATAGATTTGTTTATCCAATAATTAAAAACAATATTTATCTAGGTCTAATCTCTCTAACTTTTAGTGAAGAAGCTATTACAGAATCTCTTATGAAACAATATGATGTATTAAGTAATTTTATTATAAAAAAAGAAAATTTTGATGAAGACTATTTAAAAAACTCCAATATTTATAAAGATGCTCATTTTAGTGGGTTTGTTGATAATAAAAATATATTAGAGGATTTAAAGAATGAATCAAAAAAGAAAATAGTTGATATGAAGCCCTCTTATGAAATCTCTAAAAAACTATATGAACTTGGTCAACAAACAAAATCTTCATCTATTTTTGTTAATGAAAAAGATTCTATTGTAACTATAATACCTATTTACCATACTATCTCAAAAAAGTATGAGGGTTTTATCTCAATTATTAGTAAAGGTGAGACAATTAATCTTTTAAATAATAACTACTATACAATATTATTTTTATTTATATTTTTATATTTAAGTGTAATGCTACTCTTCTTACAACAGAAAATCAAAACTATTTTAGACAAAGAATTAACCCAAGAGATAATAAAAAAAGACCAACAACTTTTAGAACAAGCAAAAATGGCTCAAATGGGTGAAATGATTGGAAATATTGCCCACCAATGGAGACAACCTTTAAGTGCTATAAGTACCATAGCTAGTGGATTAAAACTAAATCATGAATTTGGAATGTTACAAGAAGACGATATTCCTAAAAATATGGATTTAATAGTTGATAATACAAAGTATCTTTCGAAAACTATAGATACATTTAGAGATTTTATAAAAGAAAAAAGAGTAGAAAAAGAGGTAATTATTCAAGATAGAATTGAAGAAAGTCTAAAAATTATTCAAGCCTCTTTAGAAAACAACCATATAAAACTAATCAAAAGTATAGATTATCAAACTCCAATAAAATATAGGATGATTCCTGAAGAGCTAGCACAAGTTATAATTAATATTTTAAATAATGCAAAAGATGCAATTATCCATAAAAGGATAAAAGATGGTTGGATTAAAATCTCTTTAATAATAAAAGAAAATAAAATATTAATTACTATTGAGGATAATGCAAAAGGTATAGAAGAAGAAAATCTTATAAAAATTTTTGATCCATACTTTACAACAAAGCATCAATCCCAAGGTACTGGGCTTGGATTATATATGAGTAAAACAATTATAGAAAAACATTTAGGTGGAAAATTGATTGTAGAAAATAGTGAAAATGGAGCTATGTTTACTATTGAGTTACATAAACAAGATTAA
- a CDS encoding nucleoside 2-deoxyribosyltransferase yields MKKIYIAGPDVFEKDSIQIGKKYVELCKKYGFIGLYPLDNQIDFNQEKQKIAQEIFYANKKLIEECDIVIANLNSFRGKESDSGTVWECGYAYGLQKEVYGYLNTKDSYLQQFKSNEIKYENGIYYDLQDRVIEDFDYPLNLMLSCSINKIVEGDFEKVLAQL; encoded by the coding sequence ATGAAAAAAATATATATAGCTGGTCCTGATGTATTTGAAAAAGATTCAATACAAATTGGTAAAAAGTATGTTGAACTTTGCAAAAAATATGGTTTTATTGGTTTATATCCTTTAGATAATCAAATAGATTTTAATCAAGAAAAACAAAAAATTGCACAAGAGATTTTTTATGCAAATAAAAAATTAATTGAAGAGTGTGATATAGTTATTGCAAACTTAAACTCTTTTAGGGGAAAAGAATCTGATAGTGGAACAGTGTGGGAGTGTGGTTATGCTTATGGATTACAAAAAGAAGTTTATGGTTATTTAAACACTAAAGATTCATATCTTCAACAATTTAAATCTAATGAAATCAAATATGAAAATGGAATATATTATGATTTACAAGATAGGGTAATTGAAGATTTTGACTACCCTTTAAATCTTATGTTATCTTGTTCAATAAACAAAATTGTAGAAGGAGACTTTGAAAAAGTATTAGCTCAATTGTGA